The region GGCGCGGCCATCCGCCCACAATGCGGCCCCTGCCTCAGGTCCTGCCCTCGATCGCCATGTCGAGAGTTCAACATGGCAAACAAGATGCTCATCGATGCCTCACACCCGGAAGAAACCCGGGTCGTGGTGGTACGTGGTCAGAAGGTCGAAGAATTCGACTTCGAGTCCGCTAACCGGAAGCAGCTGCGCGGGAATATCTATCTCGCCAAGGTCACCCGGGTCGAACCGTCGCTCCAGGCGGCCTTTGTGGAATACGGCGGAAACCGCCACGGGTTCCTCGCATTCAGCGAAATCCATCCCGATTATTATCAAATTCCCGTCGCCGACCGTCAGGCGCTGCTCGAAGCCGAAGCCGAAGCTCAGGCCGAGGAGGAGCGCGAGGAGGAGCGCCGCAGCAACCGTCGCCGCCGCCGGTCTTCGCCGCGTCGCGCCGAGAACGACGAGACCGTTGTCTCGACGGAAGCGGAAGCCGGAACCGAGGCTGCCCTCGAGGCGGTCGAGGGTTCGGCCCATACCGAGGCTGCCGGCGAAGAGGGCGAGGCTCCGGGCTCCGACACGCAGGATGCCGTTCCCCTGGTGATGGCCGGCCAGGCTCCCGACGAAGGCGCCGAGGAGGCTGCCGTCGAGGCGGTCGAGGGTTCGGCCCACGTGGAGGCCCCTGAGGGTGACGAGGCCGCCCAAGGCGATGAACCTGCGGCGGAGGCCGATGCCCGGGCGCCCGAGGGCGACACGGAAGCCGACGAGGACGAAGAAGACGAGGACGAAGACGATCACGACGTGGAAGAGCACGAGATCGTCGAGCAGCTCGGTGGAGACGACGCGATCGAGGACCTGCCTCAGCGCCGGCGCACGCCCCGCAAGCAGTACAAGATCCAGGAAGTCATCAAGCGCCGCCAGATCCTGCTGGTCCAGGTCGTGAAGGAAGAGCGCGGCAACAAGGGCGCGGCGCTCACCACCTACCTGTCGCTGGCCGGTCGCTATTCCGTGCTCATGCCCAACACGGGCCGGGGCGGCGGTATCTCCCGCAAGATCACCAACGCGGCCGACCGCAAGCGCCTGAAGGAAATCGCCCAGGAGCTGGAGGTGCCCGAGGGAATGGGCATCATCCTGCGCACGGCCGGCGCCTCGCGCACCAAGCCCGAGATCAAGCGCGACTACGAGTACCTGATGCGCCTCTGGGAGAGCGTGCGCGAACTGACTCTGAAGTCGGCGGCACCCGCCCTCGTCTATGAGGAAGGCTCCCTCATCAAGCGCGCGATCCGCGACCTCTACAACAAGGACATCGACGACGTCATGGTCGCCGGCGAGGAGGGGTACCGCGAGGCCAAGGACTTCATGCGGATGCTCATGCCGAGCCATTCGAAGCTGGTCCAGCCCTACCGCGATCCGCAGCCTCTCTTCGCGAAATTCGGCGTCGAGGCGCAGCTCGACGCCATGTTCTCGAACGTGGTGACCCTGAAATCGGGCGGCTACCTCGTCATCAACCCGACGGAAGCCCTCGTTTCCATCGACGTGAACTCTGGTCGTTCGACCCGCGAGCACAACATCGAGGACACGGCGCTGCGCACCAACCTCGAAGCGGCTGAGGAAATCGCCCGCCAGCTCCGCCTGCGCGATCTCGCCGGCCTCGTGGTGATCGACTTCATCGACATGGAGGAGAAGCGCAACAACCGCGCGGTCGAGAAGAAGCTCAACGAGTGCCTGAAGAACGACCGCGCCCGCATCCAGGTGGGTCGCATCTCGCCCTTCGGCCTTCTCGAAATGTCGCGCCAGCGCATCCGCACCGGCGTGCTGGAATCCTCCTCGATCCCCTGCCCGCATTGCGCCGGCACCGGCTTCGTGCGTTCGACGCCGTCGGTGGCCCTGCAGGTGCTGCGCTCGATCGAGGAAACCCTCATCAAGAATTCAGGCTACAACCTCGTCGTCCGCACCCGGATGGAGGCGGCCTTCTACATCCTGAACCAGAAGCGCATTCACCTGCGCGAGCTGGAGACCCGCTTCGGCGTGGCGATCTCCATCGTGGCCGACGACAGCCTCCACGGCACGACGACCTACGCCATCGAGCGCGGCGAACCCGCCCTCAAGCTCGAGCACAAGTCGGCCGCGACCGGCATCCAGATCGATGCGATCGCCATCGACGAGCCCGTCGAGGAGATCGAGGTCGAGACTGAGGAGGAGGCCACCGAGGAGGCTCAGGGCAGCGAAGAGCGCGGCGAGGAAGGCGAAGGCGGTGGACGCCGTCGTCGCCGCCGTCGCCGCCGTCGCGGTCGCGACCGCGAGGGCTTTGCAGGCGAGGCCCAGGGCGAGGAAGGCGCGGAAGCCGGCGAGGCCGAGAGCGAAACCGACGAGGAAGAAGCCGAGGTCGAAGCGTCCGGGGAAGAGGCTGCTCCCGTCGAAGCCGGCGAGGCGGACGAGGAATCCCGTGGCGGACGCCGCCGCCGTCGCGGACGTCGCGGCGGACGCGGACGCGGCCGCGATGAGACGACCGAGGAATTCGCCCTTGAGGAGGGTTTCGTGGCCCCCGACCAGGTTCAGGCCCAACCGGCTCCGGAGGAAGCTGCCCCTGCGGAAGCCGTTTCCGAGACCTCGGAGCCCCGGCCGACCGTCGAGAGCGAGCCGATCGTCACCCCGGAGCGCCCGGTGGCCGAGGCCCCCGTTCCTCCGCCGGCGCCCGTCGCTCCCGAGCCGGAACCGGTCGCCGTCGTCCTGACCCCGCCGGACCCGGAGCGCCCGAAGCGCGCCGGCTGGTGGTCCAAGGCCAAGTCGGTCCTGAGCGGATCTTAAGGATCAAAATGAAATGCCCGGCTCGAAGCCGGGCATTTTGCTGGAAGGGACTTGTTCGTCGCGTCATGGCCGGCCTTGTGCCGGCCATCTCGATTTGAAGAGCGTCGCGCCCTTAGGATCGGGATCACCGGCACGAGGCCGGCGATGACAGGAGCGGTGCTACCTCAACCACCCCTTCAACCGCGCCACGGTCTCGCGGCAATCGTTCTCCGAACCGGCGAAGGACAGGCGCAGGTAGTGCGAACCTTCGATCGGGTCGAAATCCAGCCCGGGCGTGGCCGCGACACCCGCCTCCTCCAGCATGCGCCTGGAGAAGCCGATGGAATCGTTCGTGAAGCGGGCGATGTCGGCATAGATGTAGAAGGCGCCGTCCACCGGGTGCATCTCGCTGATGCCGATCCTGGGCAGCTCCTCCAGGAGATAGGCGCGGTTACGGGCGTAAGCAGCCTTCACGGCCTCCAGCTCCTCCGCGGCGTCGAAGGCGGCGAGCGCCGCCACCTGGGACAGGTAGGGCGGCGAGATGTAGAGGTTCTGCGCCAGACGTTCGATGGGCCGGACCAGACGGTCCGGTACCACGATCCAGCCGATGCGCCAGCCGGTCATGCAGTAATATTTGGAGAACGAGTTGATCACCACCGCATCATCGTCGGAGGTGAGCGCCGTGGACGCGGCCTCACCATAGGTAAGACCGTGATAGATCTCGTCGGACACGAACCAGAGCCCGAGGCGGCGGCAGGTCTCGCCCAGCTCGGCCAGGGCCTTGCGGCCGATCATGGTGCCGGAGGGATTCGCCGGACTCATGGCGAGGATGCCGTGCAGGGGCTTTTCCGCATGGGCCTTCTCGATGGCCTGGGCGGTCATGATCCAGCCGTCGGCCTTGGCGAGCGGGATCGTGACCGGCTCTATGCCCAACGCCTCCAGGATGTTGCGATAGGCCGGATAGCCCGGCGCGGTGATCGCCACCCGCTGCCCTGGATCGAAGAGACTGAGGAAAGCCAGGACGAATCCGGCCGACGAACCGGTCGTCACTACGACCCGCTCCGGCGCGATACTCACGCCATAGGTGTCGCGGTAGTGCCGCGCGATCCGCTCCCGCAGGGCCGCCATGCCGAGGGCCTCCGTGTAACCGATGCGCCCCAGATCCAGCGCCGCCTTGGCGGCCTCCCGGGCGGCGCGCGGGGCCGGCGCGGACGGCTGGCCGACCTCCATGTGGATGACGCTGTCGCCCCGCCGCTCCTTGGCCGCGGCCGCGCTCAGAACGTCCATGGCGAGGAAGGACGCGACGCGATCCATGCGGCGCGCGATGAGGGGCGAGTGGAGATCGGCGGATGATTTGGTCATGAGGAGGCTCGTATCCCGTTGCGGGGGCGGTCTCAAGACGGTTCATGGCGCAACGCCGTCATTCCGGGTCGCCGGAGGCGATGCCGCCCTCCTAACCGCCGACGATCGCAACGCTCATTGCCTCGTCTCGAGCCGTGATACGAACCCGTGATTTGACGCCGCAGGGCACAACCCGCTAACTCGCTGTAGAACACAGGGTCTCAACTCCGCCTCGAACCGTTGCTACACAGGGGCGTCAAGGACTCCGACAAAGGACCGAATATGCGCTTTTCGCTTCTCACCATCGCCCGGACCACTGCCCTGCTCGGCGCCCTGGCGATCGCACCCGCCGCGATGGCGCAGGGCACGGTCTTCAACGATCAGCAGAAGCAGGCCATCGGCGAGATCGTGAAGGATTATCTCCTGAAGAACCCGGAGGTTCTGACCGAGGTGATCGCCGAGCTGGAGAAGCGACAGGCGGAAGCCCAGCAGGTCGCCCAGGCCGGCGCCGTGAAGGAGACGAAGCAGTCGCTCCTGAACGCGTCCCACTCCTACGTGGTCGGCAATCCTTCCGGCGACATCACCCTGGTGGAGTTCTTCGATTACAATTGCGGTTACTGCAAGAAGGCGCTGTCCGACCTCCAGACGCTCATGAAGAGCGACCCGAAGCTCCGGGTCGTCCTGAAGGACTTCCCCGTTCTCGGGCCCGATTCCGTCGAGGCGAGCCGTGTGGCCCTGGCCGTGAAGAACCAGCTCCAGGGCCAGAAGCTCTTCGATTATCATACCAAGGTCCTCGAAAGCCGCGGCCGGGTGAACGGAGAGCGGGCGATGGCGGTCGCCAAGGAGCTGGGCGTCGACATGACCCGTCTCCAGAAGGACATCGACAGCCCCGAAATCCGCAACGCTCTCCAGGAGAACATGGCGCTGGGCGACAAGCTCAGCCTGACCGGGACGCCGGCCTTCATCGTGGGCGAAACCGTCGTTCCCGGGGCCGTGGGCCTCGAGCCCTTGAAGCAGCTCGTGGACAACGTGCGCCAATGCGGCAAGGCCAGCTGCGGCTAGGCTTTCGAGCTCACTGTAGGTTTATCGGCTTATTCCGGCCGCGCCATCGCCAGCCTCGTGCCGATGATGGCTTGGCTGGACCCGCCTCGCTTTCCCGATCGGATAGCCAGGACAGGCCCCGCCGCAACCTGAGAATGACCGGATTACGTTGCGGAACTCTCGCCAAGCTTGGGAAAGCCATGGTTTTCCCCTTCCCCCCTGCTCGCCTTTTGGCTAAGAGGGCGTTTCTGCTCCGCCCGACGGGGCTGCAAGGAACGCTCCTTATCCCATGACCACCGTCTTCGTCCTCAACGGACCCAATCTCAATCTGCTCGGCCGCAGAGAGCCTCACGTCTATGGCAACACCACGCTGGACGACATCGAGACGCTCGTGCGCGAGAAGGCCGGGACCCTGGGGGCGGCGATCATGTTCCGCCAGTCGAACCACGAGGGACAGCTCGTGGACTGGATCCAGGAAGCAGGAGCCCAGGGAGCCGGCGTCGTCATCAATGCCGGCGCCTATACCCACACCTCGATCGCGCTCCGCGATGCCATCTCCGGCAGCGGCGCTCCGACGGTCGAGATCCACATTTCGAATGTTCATGCCCGCGAGGGCTTCCGCCATCGCTCGCTCATAGCGCCCGTGTCCGTCGGCGTGATCTGTGGTTTCGGGCCCATGAGCTACGTGCTCGGCCTGGAAGCGGTTCACCATGTGATGACCGAGCGCGCGCGGCAGGCGAAGCCCTCCCAGCACTAATTCCTCAGGAAGTAGAGGTAAGCCCCATGGCCAAGGAAAACCCTTTCGATCCCGATCTCGTCCGTGAGCTGGCGAATTTGATCGCCGACACGGACCTCAGCGAGATCGAAGTGGAGAAGGGCGACCTTCGTATCCGCGTGGCGCGCACGATCACGGCCGCGGTCTCAGTCCCGGTCGCAGCTCCCGCAGCCTATGCCGCCCCCGCCCCGATGGTGGCCCCGCCTCCGGCTGCCGCCGAGATTCCTGCCGCGGCCAAGCCCGGCGCGCCCCATCCGGGCGCGGTGCTCTCGCCCATGGTCGGCACCGCCTACCGCAAGCCCTCTCCGGACGCCAAGTCCTTCGTCGAGATCGGCTCCAAGGTCCAGGCCGGCGACAAGGTCCTGCTCGTGGAAGCCATGAAGACCTTCAACGAGATCGTGGCGCCCCGCGCCGGCACCGTGACCGCCATCTATGTCGAAGACGGAACTCCTGTTGAATACGGCGAACCCCTCCTCGTCATCGAGTAAGGCACGACATGTTCGATAAGATCCTCATTGCCAATCGTGGCGAGATCGCCCTGCGAATCCTGCGCGCCGCGAAGGAGCTGGGCATCGCCACCGTGGCCGTGCACTCCACCGCCGACGCGGACGCCATGCACGTGCGCCTCGCGGACGAGAGCGTGTGCATCGGTCCGCCGGCCGCCCGGGACAGCTACCTCAACATCCCGGCCCTGATCGCCGCCTGCGAGATCACCGGCGCGGACGCCATCCATCCCGGCTATGGCTTCCTGTCCGAGAACGCCCGCTTCGCCGAGGTGCTGGAGCATCACCGCATCGCCTTCATCGGCCCGAAGGCGGAGCATATCCGCATCATGGGCGACAAGATCGAAGCCAAGCGGACCGCCAAGCGTCTGGGCATCCCCTGCGTCCCCGGCTCCGAAGGCGGGATCAACGATGAGACCGAGGCCAAGAAGGTCGCCAAGGAGATCGGCTATCCGGTCATCATCAAGGCGGCCGCCGGCGGCGGCGGGCGCGGCATGAAGGTGGCGCGCAACGAGGACGACCTCGTTCACGCCTTCCAGACCGCCCGCACCGAGGCCAAGGCCGCCTTCGGCGACGATGCGGTCTATATCGAGAAGTATCTCGAGAAGCCGCGCCATATCGAGATCCAGGTCCTCGGCGACGGCAAGGGCAATGCCATCCATCTGGGCGAGCGCGACTGCTCCCTGCAGCGCCGTCACCAGAAGGTGTGGGAGGAAGGGCCCTCGCCCGCCCTGAACCTGGAGATGCGCGAGCGCATCGGCGGCGTCGTGGCCAAGGCCATGCAGGACCTGCAATATGCCGGCGCCGGCACCATCGAGTTCCTCTACGAGGACGGCGAGTTCTACTTCATCGAGATGAACACTCGCATCCAGGTGGAGCACCCGGTCACCGAGATGATCACCGGCATCGACCTGGTGAACGAGCAGATCCGCGTCGCGGCAGGCCACCCGCTCTCGGTACGGCAGGAAGACATCAAGATCGAAGGCCATGCCATCGAGTGCCGCGTGAATGCCGAGCATCCCTCGACCTTCCGCCCCTCGCCCGGCACGATCAGCTACTTCCACCCGCCGGGCGGCCTCGGCGTGCGCGTCGACTCGGCCGCCTACCAGGGCTACCGCATCCCGCCCCATTACGATTCCCTCGTGGGCAAGCTCATCGTCCATGGCCGCACCCGCAACGAGTGCCTGATGCGCCTGCGCCGGGCCCTCGACGAGTTCGTGGTGGATGGGATCGACACCACCCTGCCGCTCTTCCGCACCCTAGTGCGCAACCCGGACATCCAGAATGGCCAGTACGACATCCACTGGCTGGAGAATTTCCTGAAGACCGGTGGCCTGGGCGACGAGCAGGCGTAAAACTCGGCTGGCATGAGCGGCGCGGAATGCTGCTCATGCCCCGACACGACATGCGTGACGCCCTGCATTTTCGGCGGTGTTCCGTGAGGAAGACCGTCGACCGTTCGCAATGCGGAGAAAGTTGCCGCCCTGAGGCGTTGTCGTTGCAGAGAGGGCCTGCAAATGGACGGCATTGCCGTTCCTTGGTACAAAGCGCACCATGAGCCATGCGTCTGACCACGCGACCGAAATCACCCCCGACATTCTGCTGAAAGCCTATGCGGCCGGCATCTTTCCCATGGCGGAAGATGCGGACGATCCGTCCCTCTTCTGGGTCGAGCCGCGCGAGCGGGGCATCATCCCCCTCGATTCCTTCCACATTTCCAAACGTCTGGCGCGCACCGTCCGCTCGGACCAGTTCGAGATCCGGATCGATCGGGATTTCGACGGGGTCATCGCCGGCTGCGCCGCTCCCGGAGTGGATCGGGAGAAGACCTGGATCAGCCGGCGCATTCGCGAACTCTACGGCGAACTCTTCGATGCGGGCTACTGCCACACGGTGGAGGTCTACCGGGACGACCGCCTCGTCGGCGGTCTCTATGGTGTGCGGCTCAACGGGGCCTTCTTCGGCGAGAGCATGTTCCACACGGAACGGGATGCCTCGAAGATCGCTCTGGTACATCTGGTGGCGCGCCTGCGCCGGGGCGGGTTCTCGCTTCTGGATACCCAGTTCGTGACCTCGCATCTGGCGCAGTTCGGCGCAATCGAGGTTCCCAGGCGCAGCTATAAGCAGATGCTGCGCAACGCCATGGAGCACGGCGCCGATTGGGATTGCTGGCCGCCCGGCACGATCGTCAGCGGCGAGGAGGCCCTCGCTGTTCTACAAGCCGAGTAAGATCCAGAGCATCGGGCGTGGAATCGAACTCACGTCCGATGTTCTCATCGTTTGTTCGTTTGCATCTTTCCACGCAAAACCGGTTCCCAATTTTGCGGTCGATGGTTTAGCGATCCGTATTGATGATCGGCGCGGCAGGGGCCTGGCGCCTCACCGGCTGCCTTGGTTGGGGCTCCGGCTGGCGCAAGGGAGCCGTCTGGACGGCCGGCGGGCGCGGGGCCGTGGCGCCGCCGGTCGGCGCCATGATGTCGCCCGGCCGTCCGGCATCGCTCGGCGCACGGGCGGAATCCTGGATCGGCGGGAGCTCTTCGGGCATCTCCTTGGGCTCCGAGATGACCTCCGTGCCGCCTTTGCAATCAACGAGCCAGATATCGTAGACCGGGTGCTCGAGCCCGTGCAGGCCCGGGCTCGCGGCAAAGAGCCAGCCGGAGAAGACGCGCTTGTTCTGGCCCTCGGGGCCGGGCTCGTCCACCTCGATGAACGAGGTGGTGTTGGGCGCCTCCGTCGGAGGCTTGGTGAAGCAGACCCTGGGCGTCATCTGCAGGGCGCCGAACTGGACGGTTTCGTCGATTCCGACCTCGAACGAAACGATGCGCCCGGTGATCTTGTCGAGTCCCGAAAAGACGGCCGTGGGATTCTTGATCCGGTCCGCCTGAGCGGCGCCCGCTGCGCCGATTACCCCTGCGAGCACGAGAGCCGCCCGCGTCCATCCGAGTTTCATCATATCATCCAAGCCAGGTCCGATTTGGCGGTTCTTGTCCGGTCTGCCCGGTCGTACCCCTTATCCCGGCAACGCGATAACACGCGAACCATGATGGAAAAAGGGCAAGCGGGAAAAGTCCTGCCAGATCGGCGGGAACCCTGGATATTCCCCTTCACGACAACGTCAAACAATTTTCTGAACCTCCGGTCCCGCCGCAGGTTAACCGGCCTCTATCGATCACAGAGGGCTGGAACATGGACATGAGCGACGGCAACGGGATCTCACGGCGGGGCATGATGGGTGCAGCGGCAGCCGGTCTCGCTTCGGCGGCGGCGAGCCCGGCTTCGGCTCAGACGGCCGCGAGCGGCGGTGTGGCCAAGGACGATCCGACGACCAAGTATCCCAAGCCACCGTTCCGGTCGCAGTCGCAGCCCTGGCCAGGCCTTGCCGGCAAGATGGATCCCCGCCCCGACCACGGCGAGACGAGCTACAAGGGATCCGGGCGGCTGCGTGGCCGGAAGGCCCTGATCACGGGCGGCGATTCCGGCATGGGCCGGGCCGCCGCCATCGCCTTCGCTCGCGAGGGCGCCGACGTGGCCATCAGCTATCACCCGGACGAGGAGCCGGACGCGCGGGAGGTCATCGACCTGATCAAGAAGGAGGGCCGGATCGCCGTGGCCCTTCCAGGCGACATCCGCGACGAGGCCCTGTGCACCCGCATCGTGGCCGATGCCGTGCAGCAGCTCGGAGGCCTCGATATCCTGGTCAACAACGCCGCCCGCCAGCAGCAGCGGCAAGCGCTGCTCGACATCACGTCCGAAGACTTCGACGCGACCTTCAAGACCAACATCTATGCCATGTTCTGGCTGACCAAGGCGGCTCTGCCGCACCTGACCCCGGGCTCCGCGATCATCCAGACGACGTCGGAACAGGCCTATGATCCTTCGGAGAACCTGGTCGATTACGCCATGACCAAGGCGGCGATGATGAACTTCACCAAGTCCATGGCGAAGCAGCTCGGCCCGAAGGGAATCCGCGTCAACGGAGTCGCTCCGGGGCCGATCTGGACGCCGCTTCAGGTCAGCGGCGGCGCGACCCAGGAGAAGCTGCAGCAGTTCGGCGGCGACACCCCCATGGGCCGTCCCGGCCAGCCGGCAGAGCTCGCCTCGATCTATGTCCAGCTTGCTGCGGCCGATGCGAGCTATGCGACGGGGCAGGTCTACGGGGCGGCCGGAGGCAGCGGCCAGCCGTAAATTCCTTGCCCTCGCACCGCCTCCAGGTGAGGCGAGGGCCTTTCCGCAACTAGACCGTCTTGGCATTCTCCGGCGCGGCGGCCGCCTTCGCGCTGCTCGCGAAGCGCCGCGCCAGGACCGCGCAGGTCATAAGCTGGATCTGGTGGAAGATCATGAGCGGCAGCACGATGGAGCCCACGTCCTGTCCGGCGAAGATCACGTTCGCCATCGGGGCGCCTGACGCGAGGCTCTTCTTGGAGCCGCAGAAGGTGATGGTGATCCGGTCCGCGCGATTGAAGCCGAACCAGCCGCTGACATAGAACGTGAAGCACAGCACGGCGACCAGCAGCACGATGTCGATCACGACGACGGCGACGAGGTCCTCGGCCGAGAGCTTGTGCCAGAGCCCCCCGATGACGGCCTCACTGAAGGCGCCGTAGACGACCATCAGGATGGAGCCGCGGTCGACGAACTGCGTGAGCGTCCTGTGCCGGCTGAGCCATCGGCCGAGAAAGGGCTGGAGCACCTGACCGAGGATGAAGGGAGCGAGAAGCTGCAGCAGGATGCCCTCGAGCGCCCCGAGAGAGAAGCCCCCGCCCCCTTTCGTATGGAACAGGAGCCCCACGAGAAGTGGGGTCAGGAACATGCCGAGGATGTTCGAGGCGGAAGCCGAGCAGATGGCTGCCGGCACGTTGCCCTCCGCGATCGACGTGAAGGCGATCGACGACTGAACGGTCGAGGGGAGAACGCACAGGAACAGGATTCCGGTGGCCAGCGCCGGGGTCATCAGGTTCGGCACGGCCAGAACGATGAGGCCGAGTATCGGAAAGACCACGAAGGTGGTGACCAAAACGAAGAGGTGCAGCCGCCAATGGGTCATGCCGGCGATCACCACATCGCGTGACAGGCGCGCGCCGTGGAGAAAGAACAGCAGCGCGATCGCCAGATTGGTCGCGACCGAGAACACTTCCGCCGGCTCGCCGCCGATGGGAAGGATCGACGCAAGAACGACCATCCCGAAGATGGCGATCGTGTACCATTCCCGTTTGATGAGAGAAGCCATGGTGACCTTCGTTATGGTTGACGTCCCAGCCGACGTTTCGTGCCCTGCCCTATGCCTGAAGCTCCGGGAACCTGTTCATCTCCGCCCCCGCTGCGTCAGCTTGGCTGAAGAGACCCCTTGAAAAGCGAAAGCCCGCCAAGGGCGGGCGATCGCTGCGAGAATCGCTGTCGTGCCGTTTACGCGAAGGTCGCCTCGCGGGCGACCCGGGAAATGTCGTAGCGGGCGATGCCGAGATCGGCCAGATCACGGTCGGAGAGCTGCGCCAGCTCGCGGACGGTCTTGCGATACAGATGGTAGTTGCGAACCTTCGAAAGGATATAGGAAACGAACATGTAAAGCCCCAGCAGTGGACCGGCCTCGTGACCGGTTATCTTTGCTCTTGTTGCGGTGCGGATATACGGATGCGCTCCCGCCTTGAGGAGCCATAAGAACTGAGGTCCGTTATGCCCTGACGGCATAACGCTGAAAGCGTCCGGGCCCGCACCTGCCCCCAGAATGGGCCTTTGAGTCCGGGACCGATCCGTTAAGCTTCGAGGGCAGATCGATGGGGAACGCACTCACATGAACGAAGCGGATCGACGAAGCGACGAGGCACGCCGGCGCCTGGAATTCCTGTCGGTGGAGGAAACGGCCACGCTCGGCGAGCGCGGCGTCCTGTTGCCGGATCCCGGTTCCGTGCTGGTCTCGCCCCATGTTCGCCTGGAGGAGGACGTGGTGCTCTGGCCCAACGTCATCCTCCAGGCTTCTTCGGAAAGCCGCATCGCCATCGGCCGTGGGACGAACCTTTTTCCCGGGACCCGTATCGTTTCATCGGGTGGGGCGGTCACGATCGGCACCGGTGCGGAGATCGGAGAGGAAGGCGGCTTCACGATCAAAGCCGGTCCTGGTGATACCATCGCCATCGGGAACGGAGCCCGGCTTCTCGGCAGCGGATCGCTCACCCTGTCGAATTGGGTCGGACGGGGAGCCCAGATCCTCGGCTCCATCCGTTGCCAGAACTGCACATTGGGAGATGGCGGAACCTATCGCGAATCCGATCCGGATGAGCGAGGCGGCGTACTGAAGGGCTCAGGCGTGGCGCGCGGCATCGAGGTCCCGCAGGGCCACGTGATCCAGGCATTCGGCCTCTTCTCCGAAGCGGTCATGCGGCGGCAATCGTATTTCCATCCGAAAGGCTGATTTCAATCCCAGCAGTGTTCGGACCTATTGAGAAATGGCCTTGCATCATCACCGGCCTCGTTCCGGTGATCTCCATGCGAGTGGCGCGGAGCTTCACAGACGGGCATGGCCGGCACAGGGCCGGCCATGACATGAGAGGTATCGAAGACAGGCTTGGCCCGCCTTACTCTCCCGGCGTCCAGGGAACGTAGTCACCCGTCGCGGCGGGACGCTGCCCGAGAGACAGGCTCGAGCCCTGCGGACGGTAGGCCTGTGCGGTGCCGGTCATGTTGGGCACGTAGGCCCTCTCCCAGGAATGCGGCTTGTAGTTTTCCTCGCTCGGAGCCACGTCGCCGTTATGGCACAGCCAGGCGCGCCAGCCGGGCGGCACCTTCGAGGCATCGGCATAGCCGTTATAGACGACCCAGCGGCGCTCGGCGCCCACGTTCGAGTCGATGGCCTGGGGCTGCGTATAGCGGTAGTAGCGGTTTCCGAATTCGTCCTCACCCACGAACTGCCCCTTGCGCCAGGTGAAGTACCGGGTGCCGATGGTCTGTCCGTTCCACCAGGTGAAGAATTGGGTCCAAAACTGTTTCATCGCTGCTGCCTAGGGGGAGCCAAAGTTGGGCGGAATATGGCGTCTGCGTTTAAAGAAGTCGAGCGCAAAGATGGCCGTTCGAAGCCCACGAAAAGCGGGAACACCTCCCCTATCGACTTTTTATGTAATTCTGAGACAAAAGCTCCCCGAGAGGCCTTTTGTGCTTCCTATTGCCACAAGAAAGGGCGGCATTACCGCCGCCCTCTGTTTGAGGCTCAGCCTTTTTAGAACCACTCGTCCCCGCCGCCCGCGGGCGGGACG is a window of Microvirga lotononidis DNA encoding:
- the accC gene encoding acetyl-CoA carboxylase biotin carboxylase subunit → MFDKILIANRGEIALRILRAAKELGIATVAVHSTADADAMHVRLADESVCIGPPAARDSYLNIPALIAACEITGADAIHPGYGFLSENARFAEVLEHHRIAFIGPKAEHIRIMGDKIEAKRTAKRLGIPCVPGSEGGINDETEAKKVAKEIGYPVIIKAAAGGGGRGMKVARNEDDLVHAFQTARTEAKAAFGDDAVYIEKYLEKPRHIEIQVLGDGKGNAIHLGERDCSLQRRHQKVWEEGPSPALNLEMRERIGGVVAKAMQDLQYAGAGTIEFLYEDGEFYFIEMNTRIQVEHPVTEMITGIDLVNEQIRVAAGHPLSVRQEDIKIEGHAIECRVNAEHPSTFRPSPGTISYFHPPGGLGVRVDSAAYQGYRIPPHYDSLVGKLIVHGRTRNECLMRLRRALDEFVVDGIDTTLPLFRTLVRNPDIQNGQYDIHWLENFLKTGGLGDEQA
- the aat gene encoding leucyl/phenylalanyl-tRNA--protein transferase; translation: MSHASDHATEITPDILLKAYAAGIFPMAEDADDPSLFWVEPRERGIIPLDSFHISKRLARTVRSDQFEIRIDRDFDGVIAGCAAPGVDREKTWISRRIRELYGELFDAGYCHTVEVYRDDRLVGGLYGVRLNGAFFGESMFHTERDASKIALVHLVARLRRGGFSLLDTQFVTSHLAQFGAIEVPRRSYKQMLRNAMEHGADWDCWPPGTIVSGEEALAVLQAE
- a CDS encoding DUF2155 domain-containing protein; this translates as MKLGWTRAALVLAGVIGAAGAAQADRIKNPTAVFSGLDKITGRIVSFEVGIDETVQFGALQMTPRVCFTKPPTEAPNTTSFIEVDEPGPEGQNKRVFSGWLFAASPGLHGLEHPVYDIWLVDCKGGTEVISEPKEMPEELPPIQDSARAPSDAGRPGDIMAPTGGATAPRPPAVQTAPLRQPEPQPRQPVRRQAPAAPIINTDR
- a CDS encoding SDR family oxidoreductase translates to MDMSDGNGISRRGMMGAAAAGLASAAASPASAQTAASGGVAKDDPTTKYPKPPFRSQSQPWPGLAGKMDPRPDHGETSYKGSGRLRGRKALITGGDSGMGRAAAIAFAREGADVAISYHPDEEPDAREVIDLIKKEGRIAVALPGDIRDEALCTRIVADAVQQLGGLDILVNNAARQQQRQALLDITSEDFDATFKTNIYAMFWLTKAALPHLTPGSAIIQTTSEQAYDPSENLVDYAMTKAAMMNFTKSMAKQLGPKGIRVNGVAPGPIWTPLQVSGGATQEKLQQFGGDTPMGRPGQPAELASIYVQLAAADASYATGQVYGAAGGSGQP
- a CDS encoding bile acid:sodium symporter family protein, with protein sequence MASLIKREWYTIAIFGMVVLASILPIGGEPAEVFSVATNLAIALLFFLHGARLSRDVVIAGMTHWRLHLFVLVTTFVVFPILGLIVLAVPNLMTPALATGILFLCVLPSTVQSSIAFTSIAEGNVPAAICSASASNILGMFLTPLLVGLLFHTKGGGGFSLGALEGILLQLLAPFILGQVLQPFLGRWLSRHRTLTQFVDRGSILMVVYGAFSEAVIGGLWHKLSAEDLVAVVVIDIVLLVAVLCFTFYVSGWFGFNRADRITITFCGSKKSLASGAPMANVIFAGQDVGSIVLPLMIFHQIQLMTCAVLARRFASSAKAAAAPENAKTV
- a CDS encoding DUF1127 domain-containing protein, giving the protein MFVSYILSKVRNYHLYRKTVRELAQLSDRDLADLGIARYDISRVAREATFA
- a CDS encoding NADH:ubiquinone oxidoreductase subunit NDUFA12 is translated as MKQFWTQFFTWWNGQTIGTRYFTWRKGQFVGEDEFGNRYYRYTQPQAIDSNVGAERRWVVYNGYADASKVPPGWRAWLCHNGDVAPSEENYKPHSWERAYVPNMTGTAQAYRPQGSSLSLGQRPAATGDYVPWTPGE